One genomic window of Anguilla anguilla isolate fAngAng1 chromosome 13, fAngAng1.pri, whole genome shotgun sequence includes the following:
- the LOC118211410 gene encoding phosphatidylinositol 5-phosphate 4-kinase type-2 gamma-like isoform X1: MASLGSSGSASSPMVILAPKTKTKKKHFVQQKVEVFRASDPVLSVLMWGVNHSINDLSQVPVPVMLLPDDFKANIKIKVTNHLFNKENLPGHFKFKEYCPQVFRNLRERFGIEDLDYQVSLARSPPVRGGEGQDEGLLMTSYDRTLVVKQISSEEVEDMHNLLSEYHQHIVTCHGSTLLPQFLGMYRVSVDSEDTYIIVMRNMFSHRLVVHTKYDLKGSLVSREASDKEKVKELPTYKDVDFRNNLQKVYVSEEEKDRVMEKLSRDVEFLVKLRIMGYSLLLGIHDVARAEREEEELEESSYEEEAEPENGQVPVPTAGSYGTSPDGIAGYLSSYRPLGPGEFEPYVDMYAVKSAPGAPQREVYFIGLIDVLTQYDTKKKAAHAAKTVKHGAGAEISTVHPEQYAKRFREFIATIFA; this comes from the exons ATGGCGTCTCTTGGTAGCTCGGGCTCCGCTTCAAGCCCTATGGTCATTTTGGCTCCTAAAACCAAGACCAAGAAGAAACATTTTGTACAACAGAAGGTGGAGGTATTTCGAGCCAGCGATCCGGTGCTTAGTGTACTTATGTGGGGAGTCAATCACTCG atcaatGACCTCAGCCAGGTGCCAGTTCCTGTAATGTTGCTCCCTGATGACTTCAAAGCAAATATTAAGATTAAAGTCACTAACCACCTCTTCAACAA AGAGAATCTTCCGGGACATTTCAAGTTTAAGGAGTACTGCCCGCAGGTCTTCCGCAACCTCCGCGAACGCTTTGGGATCGAAGATTTGGATTATCAG GTCTCTCTGGCACGCAGCCCCCCTGTTAGGGGTGGGGAGGGCCAGGACGAGGGGCTGCTCATGACCTCTTATGACCGCACGCTGGTGGTCAAGCAGATCTCCAGTGAGGAAGTGGAAGACATGCACAACCTACTGTCTGAGTATCACCAG cacaTTGTGACGTGCCACGGCAGCACTCTGCTCCCTCAGTTCCTGGGCATGTACCGCGTCAGCGTTGACAGCGAGGACACCTACATCATCGTCATGAGGAACATGTTCAGCCACCGGCTTGTTGTGCACACAAAGTACGACCTGAAG GGCTCCCTGGTTTCTCGGGAAGCGAGCGATAAAGAGAAG GTGAAGGAGCTGCCCACCTATAAGGACGTGGACTTCCGCAACAACTTGCAGAAGGTGTACGTCAGCGAGGAGGAGAAGGACCGCGTCATGGAGAAGCTCAGCAGGGACGTGGAG TTCCTGGTGAAGCTGAGGATCATGGGCTACAGCCTGCTGCTGGGGATCCACGACGTGGCCCGGGCCGAgcgcgaggaggaggagctggaggagtctTCGTacgaggaggaggcggagcccgAGAATGGCCAGGTGCCCGTTCCCACCGCGGGCTCGTACGGGACGTCCCCCGACGGCATTGCCGGGTACCTGAGCTCGTACAGGCCCCTGGGCCCCGGGGAGTTTGAGCCCTACGTGGACATGTACGCTGTGAAAAGTGCACCAG GTGCCCCCCAGAGGGAGGTGTACTTCATCGGCCTGATCGACGTGCTGACGCAGTACGACACCAAGAAGAAGGCGGCACACGCGGCCAAGACGGTCAAACACGGG GCCGGAGCGGAGATCTCCACGGTCCACCCGGAGCAGTACGCCAAGCGGTTCCGCGAATTCATCGCCACCATCTTTGCGTAG
- the LOC118211410 gene encoding phosphatidylinositol 5-phosphate 4-kinase type-2 gamma-like isoform X2, with the protein MEINDLSQVPVPVMLLPDDFKANIKIKVTNHLFNKENLPGHFKFKEYCPQVFRNLRERFGIEDLDYQVSLARSPPVRGGEGQDEGLLMTSYDRTLVVKQISSEEVEDMHNLLSEYHQHIVTCHGSTLLPQFLGMYRVSVDSEDTYIIVMRNMFSHRLVVHTKYDLKGSLVSREASDKEKVKELPTYKDVDFRNNLQKVYVSEEEKDRVMEKLSRDVEFLVKLRIMGYSLLLGIHDVARAEREEEELEESSYEEEAEPENGQVPVPTAGSYGTSPDGIAGYLSSYRPLGPGEFEPYVDMYAVKSAPGAPQREVYFIGLIDVLTQYDTKKKAAHAAKTVKHGAGAEISTVHPEQYAKRFREFIATIFA; encoded by the exons ATGGAA atcaatGACCTCAGCCAGGTGCCAGTTCCTGTAATGTTGCTCCCTGATGACTTCAAAGCAAATATTAAGATTAAAGTCACTAACCACCTCTTCAACAA AGAGAATCTTCCGGGACATTTCAAGTTTAAGGAGTACTGCCCGCAGGTCTTCCGCAACCTCCGCGAACGCTTTGGGATCGAAGATTTGGATTATCAG GTCTCTCTGGCACGCAGCCCCCCTGTTAGGGGTGGGGAGGGCCAGGACGAGGGGCTGCTCATGACCTCTTATGACCGCACGCTGGTGGTCAAGCAGATCTCCAGTGAGGAAGTGGAAGACATGCACAACCTACTGTCTGAGTATCACCAG cacaTTGTGACGTGCCACGGCAGCACTCTGCTCCCTCAGTTCCTGGGCATGTACCGCGTCAGCGTTGACAGCGAGGACACCTACATCATCGTCATGAGGAACATGTTCAGCCACCGGCTTGTTGTGCACACAAAGTACGACCTGAAG GGCTCCCTGGTTTCTCGGGAAGCGAGCGATAAAGAGAAG GTGAAGGAGCTGCCCACCTATAAGGACGTGGACTTCCGCAACAACTTGCAGAAGGTGTACGTCAGCGAGGAGGAGAAGGACCGCGTCATGGAGAAGCTCAGCAGGGACGTGGAG TTCCTGGTGAAGCTGAGGATCATGGGCTACAGCCTGCTGCTGGGGATCCACGACGTGGCCCGGGCCGAgcgcgaggaggaggagctggaggagtctTCGTacgaggaggaggcggagcccgAGAATGGCCAGGTGCCCGTTCCCACCGCGGGCTCGTACGGGACGTCCCCCGACGGCATTGCCGGGTACCTGAGCTCGTACAGGCCCCTGGGCCCCGGGGAGTTTGAGCCCTACGTGGACATGTACGCTGTGAAAAGTGCACCAG GTGCCCCCCAGAGGGAGGTGTACTTCATCGGCCTGATCGACGTGCTGACGCAGTACGACACCAAGAAGAAGGCGGCACACGCGGCCAAGACGGTCAAACACGGG GCCGGAGCGGAGATCTCCACGGTCCACCCGGAGCAGTACGCCAAGCGGTTCCGCGAATTCATCGCCACCATCTTTGCGTAG
- the LOC118211410 gene encoding phosphatidylinositol 5-phosphate 4-kinase type-2 gamma-like isoform X3 yields the protein MLLPDDFKANIKIKVTNHLFNKENLPGHFKFKEYCPQVFRNLRERFGIEDLDYQVSLARSPPVRGGEGQDEGLLMTSYDRTLVVKQISSEEVEDMHNLLSEYHQHIVTCHGSTLLPQFLGMYRVSVDSEDTYIIVMRNMFSHRLVVHTKYDLKGSLVSREASDKEKVKELPTYKDVDFRNNLQKVYVSEEEKDRVMEKLSRDVEFLVKLRIMGYSLLLGIHDVARAEREEEELEESSYEEEAEPENGQVPVPTAGSYGTSPDGIAGYLSSYRPLGPGEFEPYVDMYAVKSAPGAPQREVYFIGLIDVLTQYDTKKKAAHAAKTVKHGAGAEISTVHPEQYAKRFREFIATIFA from the exons ATGTTGCTCCCTGATGACTTCAAAGCAAATATTAAGATTAAAGTCACTAACCACCTCTTCAACAA AGAGAATCTTCCGGGACATTTCAAGTTTAAGGAGTACTGCCCGCAGGTCTTCCGCAACCTCCGCGAACGCTTTGGGATCGAAGATTTGGATTATCAG GTCTCTCTGGCACGCAGCCCCCCTGTTAGGGGTGGGGAGGGCCAGGACGAGGGGCTGCTCATGACCTCTTATGACCGCACGCTGGTGGTCAAGCAGATCTCCAGTGAGGAAGTGGAAGACATGCACAACCTACTGTCTGAGTATCACCAG cacaTTGTGACGTGCCACGGCAGCACTCTGCTCCCTCAGTTCCTGGGCATGTACCGCGTCAGCGTTGACAGCGAGGACACCTACATCATCGTCATGAGGAACATGTTCAGCCACCGGCTTGTTGTGCACACAAAGTACGACCTGAAG GGCTCCCTGGTTTCTCGGGAAGCGAGCGATAAAGAGAAG GTGAAGGAGCTGCCCACCTATAAGGACGTGGACTTCCGCAACAACTTGCAGAAGGTGTACGTCAGCGAGGAGGAGAAGGACCGCGTCATGGAGAAGCTCAGCAGGGACGTGGAG TTCCTGGTGAAGCTGAGGATCATGGGCTACAGCCTGCTGCTGGGGATCCACGACGTGGCCCGGGCCGAgcgcgaggaggaggagctggaggagtctTCGTacgaggaggaggcggagcccgAGAATGGCCAGGTGCCCGTTCCCACCGCGGGCTCGTACGGGACGTCCCCCGACGGCATTGCCGGGTACCTGAGCTCGTACAGGCCCCTGGGCCCCGGGGAGTTTGAGCCCTACGTGGACATGTACGCTGTGAAAAGTGCACCAG GTGCCCCCCAGAGGGAGGTGTACTTCATCGGCCTGATCGACGTGCTGACGCAGTACGACACCAAGAAGAAGGCGGCACACGCGGCCAAGACGGTCAAACACGGG GCCGGAGCGGAGATCTCCACGGTCCACCCGGAGCAGTACGCCAAGCGGTTCCGCGAATTCATCGCCACCATCTTTGCGTAG
- the LOC118210713 gene encoding insulin-like growth factor-binding protein 5 — protein sequence MPLLSNLLAILALLLLSMQDFRTLAAHLGSQKSCPSCREPSATSRGPKDQAAEVSTSVLALGEPCGVYTLSCARGLRCVPPPKESSPLQALLQGKGVCSKNHTVRPPQRPPLSGVDTTFDELEKGPCRKRQNAVLQRLELTVFQPNPDIYIPNCDTRGFYRRKQCRSSKQMQRGHCWCVDEDGRLLPSHSRENGTVQCGSQ from the exons ATGCCTCTCCTCTCCAACCTGCTGGCCATTCTGGCCCTGTTGCTGCTCTCGATGCAAGACTTCCGGACCCTGGCCGCTCATCTGGGCTCCCAGAAGTCCTGCCCATCCTGCAGGGAGCCATCCGCCACCAGCAGGGGCCCCAAAGACCAGGCGGCGGAGGTGAGCACCTCGGTCCTGGCCCTGGGCGAGCCCTGCGGGGTGTACACCCTCAGCTGCGCTAGGGGGCTGAGGTGCGTGCCCCCGCCCAAGGAGAGCAGCCCCctgcaggctctgctgcagggaAAGGGCGTCTGCTCCAAGAACCACACCGTCAGGCCCCCTCAGAGGCCCCCCCTCTCAG gcGTAGATACAACCTTCGATGAGCTAGAAAAG GGCCCCTGTCGAAAGCGGCAGAATGCGGTGCTGCAGCGTCTGGAACTCACTGTTTTCCAGCCCAACCCTGACATCTACATCCCCAACTGTGACACTCGCGGGTTTTACAGGAGAAAGCAG tGCCGGTCGTCCAAGCAAATGCAGCGTGGCCACTGCTGGTGTGTGGACGAGGACGGCAGACTCCTGCCGTCACACAGCAGGGAAAATGGCACGGTGCAGTGCGGTAGCCAatga